A single window of Eucalyptus grandis isolate ANBG69807.140 chromosome 1, ASM1654582v1, whole genome shotgun sequence DNA harbors:
- the LOC120296275 gene encoding ankyrin repeat-containing protein BDA1-like — protein sequence MERRMLEAARKGNVHELEDLINSNELILEEMDLEGAGHTPLHVACVAGHLDFVRELLKHMPKLAEKVNADGFSPLHIAAARGDVEIVRELLTVKPHLCPVKGRERRIALHYATANGKVDVMKVLLAASPESVEDTTAREETALHLAVKNNRFGAVVVLVDHLKQHKKEQVINWKDHKGNTALHLAAASKNFEVVNFLLCKHAVESEVVEVNAVNERGLTPLDVSTPLQREAGDREVREILIRAGAKHGRGRSNSPASSPVPADDNNFGGGNSHQAAGEEPVKDAPQASPRSQSKNSNAEKESFGDIRNALLVVAALIASATYQSVLQPPKIIEIDIDDNKSNDASMTKYNGAGLVYALFLGGNTLGFMVSVQMIICLTRFVPNHARLPLKLPLRLSLVAMILTYFCFTLSLLLTTMGKRNSNEKALRMMPLMLAFVLLLMQHWLARAIDYFLERLVGLHLLGDMYRLEDKDSENKDLEKKG from the exons ATGGAGCGAAGAATGTTAGAAGCAGCTCGGAAGGGCAATGTCCATGAGCTGGAAGACTTGATCAACAGCAATGAGCTCATCCTCGAGGAGATGGATCTTGAAGGAGCCGGTCACACGCCGCTGCATGTCGCCTGTGTGGCTGGCCATTTAGATTTTGTCCGAGAGCTCCTAAAGCATATGCCGAAGCTAGCGGAAAAGGTGAACGCTGATGGTTTCAGCCCACTGCACATCGCGGCGGCTCGAGGTGATGTCGAGATTGTGAGGGAGCTCTTGACAGTGAAACCACACCTGTGCCCCGTGAAGGGACGGGAGAGAAGAATCGCTTTGCATTATGCCACCGCGAACGGGAAGGTCGATGTCATGAAGGTATTGCTCGCCGCTTCGCCTGAGTCTGTTGAAGACACGACTGCCCGAGAGGAGACCGCGCTTCACCTTGCCGTGAAGAACAACCGGTTCGGCGCAGTGGTTGTGTTGGTGGACCATCTGAAGCAGCACAAGAAGGAGCAGGTGATCAACTGGAAGGACCACAAAGGCAACACTGCCTTGCATCTTGCTGCTGCTAGCAAAAATTTTGAG GTGGTGAACTTCCTGCTTTGTAAGCATGCTGTGGAGTCTGAGGTCGTGGAGGTGAATGCCGTGAACGAACGTGGGCTGACGCCTCTAGACGTCTCAACTCCCTTGCAAAGGGAAGCAGGAGATAGAGAGGTCAGAGAAATCCTCATTCGAGCGGGAGCCAAACacggaagaggaagatcaaacTCACCCGCATCAAGCCCAGTCCCGGCGGACGACAACAATTTCGGGGGAGGTAATAGTCATCAAGCAGCTGGGGAGGAACCGGTCAAAGATGCTCCTCAGGCATCACCGCGTTCGCAATCGAAGAATTCAAATGCGGAAAAGGAGTCGTTTGGCGACATCCGCAATGCCCTGTTAGTTGTCGCCGCACTCATCGCTAGCGCGACCTACCAATCTGTGCTTCAGCCGCCAAAGATAATAGAAATCGACATCGACGACAACAAATCAAACGATGCTTCCATGACTAAATATAATGGTGCGGGCTTGGTGTACGCTCTCTTCCTAGGCGGCAACACACTAGGATTCATGGTGTCGGTCCAGATGATCATTTGCCTCACCAGATTTGTCCCCAACCACGCCAGGCTGCCGCTTAAGCTGCCGCTTAGGCTATCCCTGGTCGCCATGATTCTAACTTATTTTTGCTTCACGTTATCCCTACTGCTCACGACAATGGGTAAAAGGAATTCAAATGAGAAAGCTCTGCGCATGATGCCGCTAATGCTAGCATTCGTTCTTCTGCTGATGCAGCATTGGCTGGCACGCGCTATAGATTATTTCTTGGAACGGCTTGTTGGATTGCACCTTCTAGGTGATATGTACCGGCTAGAGGACAAGGACTCAGAGAATAAGGACTTAGAGAAGAAGGGATAA